One part of the Chloroflexota bacterium genome encodes these proteins:
- the clpB gene encoding ATP-dependent chaperone ClpB, protein MRFDRFTQRAQEAVLEAQNLAQEYGHPQIEPEHLLKALIEQEGGVVPSVLNRIGVDPQLVLQSVEQALAAKPRATGAAVQIGMSRELAEILEEAEDIAQNMRDEYTSTEHLLMAMAQPKAGAVRELLARHGVDYNAIMQALASVRGSQRVTSPNPEAQYEALAKYGRDLTDEARKGKLDPVIGRDEEIRRVIQILSRRTKNNPVLIGEPGVGKTAIVEGLAQRIVRGDVPTTLRDKRIVQLDLGALVAGAKYRGEFEERLKAVLKEIQSAEGQIILFIDEMHTLVGAGAAEGAMDASNMLKPMLARGELHAIGATTLDEYRKHIEKDPALERRFQPVFVDEPSVEDTISILRGLKERYEVHHGVRITDSAVIAAATLSHRYITDRFLPDKAIDLIDEAAAALRMQIDSKPAELDEIDREIMQLEIEREALRKEKDEASRERLQRIEQELAELREKSAELTARWQAEKEAIQKVQDIKSQIDQVRIEIEQAERAYDLQRAAELRYGRLRELEQELAQAEERLRELQRDGALLKEEVDAEDIAAIVSKWTGIPVSKLLESEREKLLRMEERLHERVVGQDEAIRAVSAAVRRARAGLQDPNRPIGSFIFLGPTGVGKTELARALAEFLFDDERNMIRIDMSEYQERHTVARLIGAPPGYVGYEEGGQLTEAVRRRPYSVVLFDEIEKAHPEVFNVLLQVLDDGRLTDGQGRTVDFRNTVIIMTSNIGSQYISELVHDEEAMRRQVMNVLRQHFRPEFLNRIDEIVIFHPLQREHLKEIIEIQLRRLRELLSERKITIELTDAAKEIIIDEGYDPVYGARPLKRVLQRRIQDPLAVKILEGEVRDGDHVVVDAKDGELTFTVVAPELDREVWGETA, encoded by the coding sequence ATGCGTTTTGATCGATTTACCCAGAGGGCTCAAGAGGCCGTTCTAGAGGCCCAGAATCTGGCCCAGGAATATGGACATCCGCAGATCGAGCCGGAGCACCTGCTGAAGGCGTTGATCGAGCAGGAGGGCGGCGTGGTGCCGTCCGTGCTGAATCGGATCGGCGTGGATCCGCAGCTGGTCCTGCAGAGCGTGGAGCAGGCGCTGGCGGCGAAGCCGCGCGCGACCGGGGCGGCCGTGCAGATCGGCATGAGCCGGGAGCTGGCCGAGATCCTGGAGGAGGCGGAGGACATCGCCCAGAACATGCGGGACGAGTACACGTCCACGGAGCATTTGCTGATGGCGATGGCCCAGCCCAAGGCGGGCGCGGTGCGGGAGCTGCTGGCGCGACACGGCGTTGATTACAACGCCATCATGCAGGCGCTGGCCAGCGTGCGCGGCTCGCAGCGGGTGACCAGCCCCAACCCCGAGGCTCAGTATGAGGCGCTGGCCAAGTACGGCCGTGACCTGACCGACGAGGCCCGCAAGGGTAAGTTGGACCCGGTGATCGGCCGGGATGAGGAGATTCGCCGCGTCATCCAGATCCTGAGCCGGCGCACCAAGAACAACCCGGTGCTCATCGGCGAGCCGGGCGTCGGCAAGACGGCCATCGTCGAGGGGCTGGCGCAGCGGATCGTGCGGGGTGATGTCCCGACGACGCTGCGGGATAAGCGCATCGTCCAGTTGGACCTGGGCGCGCTGGTGGCCGGCGCTAAGTACCGTGGCGAGTTCGAGGAGCGGCTCAAGGCGGTGCTCAAGGAGATCCAGAGCGCCGAGGGCCAGATCATCCTGTTCATCGACGAGATGCATACGTTGGTGGGCGCCGGCGCAGCCGAGGGCGCCATGGACGCCAGCAACATGTTGAAGCCCATGCTGGCCCGCGGCGAGCTGCACGCCATCGGTGCCACCACGCTGGACGAGTACCGCAAGCATATCGAGAAGGACCCGGCGCTGGAGCGGCGCTTCCAGCCGGTGTTCGTCGATGAGCCCAGCGTGGAGGACACCATCAGCATCCTGCGTGGCCTGAAGGAGCGCTACGAGGTGCATCATGGCGTGCGCATCACCGACAGCGCCGTCATCGCGGCCGCGACGCTCTCGCATCGGTACATCACCGACCGGTTCCTGCCGGACAAGGCCATCGACCTGATCGACGAGGCGGCGGCCGCTCTGCGCATGCAGATCGACTCCAAGCCGGCCGAGTTGGACGAGATCGACCGGGAGATCATGCAATTGGAGATCGAGCGGGAGGCGCTGCGAAAGGAGAAGGATGAGGCCAGCCGGGAGCGCTTGCAGCGCATCGAGCAGGAGCTGGCTGAGCTGCGAGAGAAGAGCGCAGAGTTGACGGCCCGCTGGCAGGCGGAAAAGGAAGCCATCCAGAAGGTCCAGGATATCAAGAGCCAGATCGATCAGGTCCGCATCGAGATCGAGCAGGCGGAACGGGCCTACGATCTGCAGCGGGCTGCGGAGTTGCGATACGGCCGGCTGCGAGAGCTGGAGCAGGAGCTGGCCCAGGCGGAGGAGCGGCTGCGCGAGCTCCAGAGGGATGGCGCCCTCCTGAAGGAGGAGGTGGACGCGGAGGACATCGCGGCCATCGTCTCCAAGTGGACGGGTATCCCGGTGTCCAAGCTCCTGGAGAGCGAGCGAGAGAAGCTCCTGCGCATGGAGGAGCGATTGCATGAGCGGGTCGTCGGACAGGACGAGGCTATCCGGGCCGTCTCCGCAGCGGTGCGACGGGCGCGCGCCGGCCTGCAGGATCCCAATCGTCCCATCGGATCCTTCATCTTCCTGGGTCCGACGGGCGTGGGTAAGACGGAGCTGGCTCGGGCGCTGGCCGAGTTCCTGTTCGATGATGAGCGGAACATGATCCGCATCGACATGAGCGAGTACCAGGAGCGGCACACCGTCGCCCGACTGATCGGCGCCCCGCCCGGATACGTGGGCTACGAGGAGGGTGGCCAGCTAACGGAGGCGGTGCGACGGCGGCCGTACAGCGTGGTGCTCTTCGACGAGATCGAGAAGGCGCACCCGGAAGTGTTCAACGTGCTCTTGCAGGTATTGGATGACGGCCGGCTGACCGATGGTCAGGGGCGCACCGTGGACTTCCGCAATACCGTCATCATCATGACCAGCAACATCGGCAGCCAGTACATCTCGGAGCTGGTGCATGATGAGGAGGCGATGCGGCGGCAGGTGATGAACGTCTTGCGGCAGCACTTCCGGCCGGAGTTCCTGAACCGGATCGATGAGATCGTCATCTTCCATCCGCTGCAGCGGGAGCATCTGAAGGAGATCATCGAGATCCAGTTGCGACGGCTGCGGGAGCTCCTATCCGAGCGGAAGATCACCATCGAGCTGACCGATGCCGCTAAGGAGATCATCATCGACGAGGGGTACGATCCGGTGTACGGCGCCCGACCGTTGAAGCGAGTGCTGCAGCGACGTATCCAGGATCCGCTGGCTGTGAAGATCCTGGAGGGCGAGGTCCGTGACGGCGACCACGTCGTCGTGGACGCGAAGGACGGTGAGCTGACCTTCACCGTGGTCGCGCCGGAGCTGGATCGAGAGGTATGGGGCGAGACGGCATAA